One genomic window of Sphingobacterium oryzagri includes the following:
- the rpoN gene encoding RNA polymerase factor sigma-54 has protein sequence MLKQTLQQKLLQKLSPQQIQFIKLLQVPTVSLDARIKEELEENPALEDGSLTNMTDPVEEYPDRDPDESYESETSEFDEEFSVDEYIQEDDYNDYGGSYGGDDDDDRKEIPIAIQDSFFETLQNQLDLLALSNQDYLIGQQIIGSLDDDGYLRRPTLSLIDDLAFSQNVIVNEPEVESILRIIQDFEPAGIGARDLQECLLIQLRKKDSNNPIVLQAIKVVENFLEEFTKKHYDKIEKQLGVSSEELRDIINEILKLNPKPGDSGAAAGKQLHIIPDFHISNNDGTLHLTLNGRNAPELRVSRSYQEMFEHYEKAEKNDKKMKEAVQFVKQKLDSAKWFIDAIKQRQQTLLKTMNAIMEYQYEYFLTGDERLLKPMILKDIADRIEMDISTVSRVANSKYVQTEFGTFLLKSFFSEAIQTDSGEEVSNKEVKKILEECIANEDKRKPLADEKLTEILKDKGYTIARRTVAKYREAMNIPVARLRKEL, from the coding sequence ATGTTAAAACAAACACTACAGCAAAAGTTATTACAAAAACTTTCGCCTCAACAAATACAATTCATCAAGTTATTGCAGGTTCCTACCGTTTCTTTAGATGCGCGTATTAAAGAAGAATTGGAAGAGAATCCAGCTTTAGAAGACGGCAGCTTAACGAATATGACGGATCCTGTGGAGGAATACCCCGATCGGGACCCGGATGAAAGCTATGAAAGTGAGACGTCTGAATTTGATGAGGAATTTAGTGTAGACGAATATATACAGGAGGATGACTACAATGATTACGGTGGTAGCTACGGCGGCGACGATGATGACGATCGCAAGGAGATACCCATCGCTATCCAAGATTCCTTTTTTGAAACATTGCAAAACCAACTGGATTTATTAGCCCTGTCTAACCAGGATTATTTAATCGGTCAGCAAATCATTGGCAGTTTGGATGATGATGGTTATTTACGCAGACCTACCCTTTCGCTCATTGATGATTTAGCCTTCTCGCAAAATGTGATCGTTAACGAACCTGAAGTAGAATCGATCTTGCGTATTATCCAGGATTTTGAACCGGCGGGTATCGGTGCGCGCGATTTGCAGGAGTGCTTACTTATACAATTGCGTAAGAAAGACAGCAATAATCCTATTGTTTTACAAGCGATTAAAGTAGTCGAAAATTTTCTCGAGGAATTTACGAAAAAGCACTACGACAAAATCGAGAAGCAACTGGGTGTTAGCTCGGAGGAACTTCGCGATATTATCAACGAAATCTTAAAACTGAATCCTAAACCAGGCGATTCTGGTGCCGCAGCGGGCAAGCAACTGCATATTATTCCAGATTTTCACATCAGTAATAACGATGGCACCTTACACCTGACTTTAAACGGTCGAAATGCGCCTGAATTACGGGTTTCGCGCTCTTACCAGGAAATGTTTGAGCATTATGAGAAAGCCGAGAAAAACGATAAAAAAATGAAGGAGGCGGTTCAGTTTGTCAAGCAAAAGCTGGATTCTGCAAAATGGTTTATCGATGCGATCAAGCAGCGCCAACAAACGCTGTTAAAGACCATGAATGCCATTATGGAGTACCAATACGAGTATTTCCTTACGGGTGATGAACGTTTGCTTAAGCCGATGATTCTGAAAGATATTGCCGATCGTATTGAAATGGATATTTCAACCGTATCGCGTGTAGCCAACTCCAAATATGTGCAAACAGAATTTGGTACTTTTTTACTGAAATCATTCTTCTCTGAAGCAATTCAGACAGATTCTGGTGAGGAAGTATCTAATAAAGAGGTCAAGAAAATCCTGGAAGAGTGCATTGCCAACGAAGATAAGCGCAAGCCGCTGGCCGACGAAAAATTGACCGAGATACTCAAAGATAAAGGTTATACGATAGCCCGACGAACGGTAGCAAAATACCGCGAGGCCATGAATATACCGGTCGCACGATTAAGGAAGGAGCTATAA
- the lpxB gene encoding lipid-A-disaccharide synthase: MDYYLIAGETSGDLHGANLIKALKNEDNDAHFRIVGGDLMAAASGETPLIHCADMAFMGFVEVIKNLGTIKKNLSIVKRDLQQHRPDTLILIDFPGFNLKIAAFAKKLGIKVCYYISPKIWAWNQGRVHKIKKVVDHMFCILPFEVDFYKKYQYNVDYIGNPLLDAIEAYQFNPNFVSDNALIERPIIALLPGSRKMEIEMLLPEMVDLYYLFPAHQFVIAGAPNFDEAYYKRYIGDLPIKVVFDQTYDLLKNAVAAVVTSGTATLEAGILQVPQVVVYRANKLTVWIARLVIKVRFISLVNLINDFLSVRELIQEDCHTRSIADELDELINKPEHRASVLENYALLNKKLGTAGASEKAAKLIVQYLTA; the protein is encoded by the coding sequence ATGGACTACTACCTTATCGCTGGCGAAACATCGGGAGACTTACATGGTGCTAATCTTATTAAAGCACTGAAAAATGAAGATAACGATGCCCATTTTCGTATTGTTGGTGGAGATTTAATGGCTGCGGCATCGGGCGAAACACCGTTGATACATTGTGCCGACATGGCCTTTATGGGCTTCGTGGAAGTGATTAAAAACCTTGGTACGATCAAAAAGAACTTAAGCATCGTGAAGCGTGATCTCCAGCAGCATCGTCCAGATACGTTGATATTAATCGATTTTCCGGGATTTAATCTTAAAATAGCCGCATTTGCCAAGAAACTTGGTATAAAGGTTTGCTACTATATTTCGCCGAAAATATGGGCATGGAATCAAGGACGTGTACACAAAATCAAAAAAGTTGTCGATCACATGTTTTGTATCTTGCCTTTCGAGGTGGATTTTTATAAAAAATATCAATACAACGTGGATTATATCGGTAATCCGTTATTGGATGCGATTGAAGCGTACCAATTTAACCCCAACTTTGTGTCCGACAACGCGCTAATTGAGCGCCCCATCATCGCTTTATTGCCCGGCAGTAGAAAGATGGAAATTGAGATGTTACTGCCCGAAATGGTTGACTTGTATTACCTGTTTCCAGCACATCAGTTTGTGATTGCGGGCGCGCCTAACTTTGACGAAGCCTATTACAAGCGCTATATCGGCGATCTACCCATCAAAGTCGTCTTTGATCAAACCTATGATTTGTTAAAAAATGCGGTAGCGGCGGTGGTTACCAGCGGCACAGCAACACTGGAAGCGGGCATTTTACAAGTACCGCAAGTGGTGGTATACCGCGCCAACAAATTAACGGTTTGGATAGCGCGCCTGGTCATTAAAGTGCGCTTCATATCATTAGTCAATCTCATCAATGATTTCTTGTCGGTACGCGAACTTATACAGGAAGATTGCCATACCCGCAGCATAGCAGACGAGCTTGACGAACTGATCAATAAACCTGAACATCGGGCAAGTGTGCTAGAGAATTACGCGTTGTTAAATAAAAAACTGGGGACAGCCGGTGCGTCTGAAAAAGCAGCAAAATTAATTGTGCAATATCTTACGGCCTAA
- a CDS encoding basic secretory protein-like protein — MNIRFARCLAKRIRPFFGLLLLAMLLPVCSQAQYFGQNKMRYKKLKFEVKETPHFELYSYLKNDSVNTWLAKEAEVWYGMHQQVFQDTFLRKNPIIIYNNHPEFQQTTAISGEISVGTGGVTEAFKQRVVMPLMQINQQTRHVLGHEMVHAFQYRVLMEGRDSTRLESVANIPLWMVEGMAEYFSIGKKDAFTAMWMRDAYARNDIPSLKQLTEQSHQYFPYRYGQAFLAYIGATYGDTVIMPMFLETAKYGYEIAMKRVFGYDAQTMSTRWRSAMENSFKSLAKDTISRPVGQPLVTAFNGGRMNVAPAISPDGRFLAFMSEKDLFGIDLFLADAKTGAILRKLGSRMTSKDIDEFSYLESAGDFSADSKQFAFSVFSAGKNKLMVVDVQTGKTLALEAMGDIVEFTNISFSPDGERVAFSGLKEGQSDIYTYNLKTKELKQLTNDKYSDFQPNFSPDGRSIVFSTDRVAYEADARAVDIPMNLALLDVATCEVQNIPVFAGANNLNPNFSNDGEQIYFLSNADGYRNMFRYRLQTQVVEQMTDYFTGISGITEYSPAISISSDDDVVYSYFKGNQYNIYKANVSEFSPQAVHAQEVNFDAAMLPPHVNRGVNIVNTNLQNFNLYARIDTSQIQQVPYRSKFKLDYLANSGVGMTVGSRYGAGMAGGLFGIFSDILGYNQIYSTLNVNGDIYDFGGQIAYINQRSRWNWGGAISHIPYMSGFNMYSMRDIDNSGVEQRVLDTYFIRTFQQQAEAFVAYPFNRHHRVEMGAALARYSYRIDRSSQNYFGLFTRRDRVPNAEAAQLFGANFNSFVLQQLNASLVGDKSVFGLTAPLEGFRYRLGAEQFFGDFSLTAYNLDLRRYFRLKPVTLAFRAYSYIRGGRDQNSLYQLYVAYPYLVRGFENGLDVRQYIFDSETSATPVGSTTIADFNNASGTKTVVGNVELRLPFTGPEKLAAIESSFLLTDLNLFFDFGLAWRSDSQIQGSRTINDILTRERIDQRNNAGEVVNTYYVGVYNDRIRTPLMSVGVSLRVNLFGAMILEPYYAIPIVKDRSKFGTFGLNFTPGW; from the coding sequence ATGAATATCAGGTTCGCGCGCTGTTTAGCTAAGCGCATACGCCCCTTTTTCGGTCTGCTCTTACTCGCTATGTTACTGCCTGTGTGCTCGCAAGCACAATATTTCGGGCAAAATAAAATGCGGTACAAGAAACTTAAGTTTGAGGTGAAAGAAACACCGCATTTTGAGCTATACAGTTACCTGAAAAATGATAGTGTCAATACCTGGCTGGCCAAAGAAGCCGAAGTTTGGTATGGTATGCATCAGCAAGTATTTCAAGATACTTTTTTGCGGAAAAACCCGATCATTATCTATAACAACCACCCGGAATTTCAGCAAACCACCGCGATATCGGGCGAAATATCTGTAGGAACCGGCGGTGTGACGGAAGCGTTCAAGCAGCGGGTCGTGATGCCGCTCATGCAAATTAACCAACAAACACGACATGTGTTAGGACACGAGATGGTACACGCGTTTCAATATCGGGTATTGATGGAGGGGCGCGACAGCACGCGGCTGGAAAGTGTAGCCAATATCCCGCTCTGGATGGTAGAAGGGATGGCTGAATATTTTTCGATTGGAAAAAAAGATGCCTTTACAGCGATGTGGATGCGTGATGCTTATGCCCGAAACGATATTCCCTCGTTAAAGCAGCTGACCGAGCAATCTCATCAATATTTTCCATATCGATACGGACAGGCATTTTTGGCTTACATTGGCGCCACCTATGGTGATACGGTTATTATGCCTATGTTTTTGGAAACAGCCAAATATGGCTATGAGATAGCCATGAAGCGCGTTTTTGGTTACGATGCGCAAACGATGTCTACGCGTTGGCGTAGCGCGATGGAAAATTCATTTAAAAGTTTAGCGAAAGATACCATTTCGCGTCCGGTAGGACAGCCGTTGGTTACCGCGTTTAACGGTGGTCGGATGAACGTAGCGCCAGCGATCTCGCCGGATGGTCGCTTTTTGGCTTTCATGTCTGAAAAAGATTTATTTGGTATTGATCTGTTTCTCGCTGATGCGAAAACCGGCGCCATACTTCGGAAGCTTGGCAGCCGTATGACCAGTAAAGATATTGATGAGTTTAGTTATTTAGAGTCTGCCGGCGACTTTTCTGCGGATAGCAAACAATTTGCCTTTAGCGTGTTCAGTGCGGGTAAAAATAAACTGATGGTGGTGGATGTGCAGACTGGCAAAACACTGGCTTTGGAGGCGATGGGAGATATTGTGGAGTTTACAAATATTAGTTTTTCGCCGGACGGCGAGCGTGTGGCCTTTTCAGGGTTAAAGGAAGGGCAGAGCGATATTTATACCTACAATTTGAAAACTAAGGAGCTGAAACAGTTAACCAACGATAAATATTCTGATTTCCAGCCTAACTTCTCGCCAGATGGCCGCTCTATTGTATTTAGTACCGATCGTGTAGCCTACGAGGCCGATGCCCGGGCAGTCGATATTCCGATGAATTTGGCTTTACTGGATGTGGCAACGTGTGAAGTTCAAAATATTCCTGTGTTTGCAGGAGCAAACAACCTCAACCCCAATTTTTCTAACGATGGTGAGCAGATTTACTTTCTGTCGAATGCAGATGGTTATCGCAATATGTTTCGATATAGGTTGCAGACACAGGTTGTGGAGCAAATGACTGATTATTTTACGGGTATTAGTGGTATTACCGAATACTCGCCGGCGATTAGCATCTCATCGGATGACGATGTGGTGTATTCGTATTTTAAAGGCAATCAATATAATATTTACAAGGCCAATGTGTCGGAGTTTAGCCCACAGGCTGTTCATGCGCAGGAAGTTAATTTTGATGCGGCGATGTTGCCGCCGCACGTTAACCGGGGCGTGAATATCGTAAACACCAACTTGCAAAATTTTAATTTGTACGCGCGGATCGATACCTCTCAAATTCAGCAGGTGCCATATCGCTCGAAATTTAAACTGGATTATTTGGCAAATTCGGGTGTCGGGATGACGGTGGGTTCGCGTTATGGTGCGGGTATGGCTGGTGGACTTTTCGGTATTTTCTCCGATATCTTAGGATACAACCAAATTTATTCTACGTTGAATGTCAATGGTGATATCTACGATTTTGGTGGACAGATCGCTTACATCAATCAGCGTAGTCGCTGGAATTGGGGGGGCGCGATATCGCATATTCCTTACATGTCGGGTTTTAATATGTATTCCATGCGCGATATTGATAATTCTGGCGTAGAGCAACGTGTGCTGGATACCTATTTTATCCGAACCTTTCAACAGCAAGCAGAAGCGTTTGTTGCTTATCCGTTTAATCGGCATCATCGGGTAGAAATGGGCGCTGCATTGGCACGCTACAGTTACCGTATTGATCGCAGTAGCCAAAATTACTTCGGCCTTTTTACCCGTCGTGATCGGGTGCCTAATGCGGAAGCTGCACAGTTGTTTGGTGCAAATTTCAATTCTTTTGTTTTGCAGCAGTTAAACGCTAGTTTGGTCGGTGATAAATCTGTTTTTGGATTGACAGCGCCGCTGGAAGGTTTTCGCTATCGTTTGGGAGCGGAGCAGTTTTTCGGTGATTTCAGTCTGACGGCTTATAACCTGGATTTACGTCGGTATTTTCGATTGAAGCCGGTTACATTGGCCTTTCGTGCTTATTCTTATATTCGGGGCGGGAGAGATCAAAATAGCCTGTATCAATTGTATGTTGCCTATCCGTATTTGGTGCGCGGATTTGAAAACGGCTTAGATGTACGGCAGTATATTTTTGATTCCGAAACGTCGGCAACGCCGGTTGGTTCGACTACGATTGCAGATTTTAACAATGCATCGGGTACGAAAACAGTTGTGGGCAACGTAGAATTGCGTTTACCATTTACGGGGCCTGAAAAGTTAGCCGCTATTGAGTCCAGCTTTTTGTTGACCGATCTAAACTTGTTTTTTGATTTTGGTTTGGCGTGGCGTTCTGATTCGCAGATTCAGGGTTCGCGGACCATCAACGATATTTTGACACGTGAGCGCATCGATCAGCGTAATAATGCTGGTGAAGTTGTCAATACGTATTATGTAGGGGTATATAACGACCGGATCCGCACACCGCTCATGAGCGTCGGGGTTTCGTTGCGCGTTAATTTATTTGGCGCCATGATATTAGAGCCATACTATGCAATTCCT
- a CDS encoding penicillin-binding protein 1A, which produces MPTLNVSSELYTADSVLIGRYFQEDRDPVAYDSISKNILQALIATEDVRFYKHHGVDYIGLFSAAVSTIKGDRRGASTITQQLAKNLYRTRYNQSQGLLGKIPVVRLGVTKFKEWMTAYKLESKYAKNEIVTMYLNTVSFSNNAYGIKSAAIRYFNKHPKDLSATEAAVLVGMLKGTTLYNPIRNPKTSLARRNVVLSQMQKEGYLSQGQYENYSKQPLNLNLNNQEARSNNDSYLRAAVEKWLEKWSEEQDVDIYTAGLKIYTTIDSRMQRLAEEVVADQMKDLQRRLDNTWRNELPWRDKSGNVLPNFLEDRARKLPAYAALMEKYKNETTVFELLNQPKKMKIFTWDGEEEVEMSTMDSLKHYITMLNTGMMAMDPYDGKIKVWVGGINHQYYKFDHVNQAKRQAGSTFKPFVYLTALESGMAPCDTYEDKPVRLDFVNKKGEKEVWEPKNADWSFSHRNMSLRWAMARSLNTITAQITRDVGWDKIVETAHRCGINSHLESVPSVGLGSNDVSVFEMVNAYATFMNEGKRLTPVLVSKIYNSDGKLLASFETQQKQVVDPQDAWLMTYMLRGTIEEPGGTSQALWEWDLFQQNNQIGGKTGTSSDYVDGWYMGLTKDLVAGVWVGCDEQSVHFKNSQTGEGSKTALPIYARFMEELYKHPELGVTFGEYPKAKVEITKKYNCPSPRIVIPAPVDSTAVFDEGLELEPLTEGEVTELPGLNENES; this is translated from the coding sequence ATGCCCACATTAAATGTTTCTTCAGAACTTTATACCGCGGATTCGGTATTGATCGGTCGATATTTTCAGGAAGACCGCGATCCAGTAGCTTACGATAGTATCTCCAAAAATATTTTACAGGCCTTGATTGCCACCGAGGATGTACGTTTTTACAAGCATCATGGTGTAGATTATATTGGTCTTTTTTCTGCGGCAGTTTCTACCATAAAAGGCGATCGGCGTGGAGCCAGTACCATTACCCAGCAATTGGCCAAGAACCTGTACCGAACGCGCTACAACCAGTCGCAAGGTTTATTAGGTAAAATACCGGTCGTTCGTCTAGGTGTCACGAAGTTTAAAGAGTGGATGACGGCCTATAAGCTGGAAAGTAAATATGCGAAAAACGAGATTGTCACCATGTACTTGAATACCGTTTCGTTTAGTAACAACGCTTACGGAATTAAGTCGGCTGCGATACGCTATTTTAATAAACACCCGAAGGATTTATCGGCCACAGAAGCCGCGGTGCTCGTCGGTATGTTGAAAGGCACAACCTTATACAATCCGATTCGTAATCCTAAAACATCGCTGGCCCGCCGTAATGTGGTGCTAAGCCAGATGCAAAAGGAAGGTTATCTTAGTCAAGGTCAATACGAAAACTACTCGAAACAACCGCTAAACCTCAATTTAAATAACCAAGAGGCGCGCAGCAATAACGATTCTTACCTCCGTGCTGCTGTAGAGAAATGGTTAGAGAAATGGAGCGAAGAGCAAGATGTAGACATTTATACCGCAGGTTTGAAGATTTACACGACCATCGATTCGCGTATGCAACGGCTAGCGGAAGAGGTGGTGGCCGATCAAATGAAGGATTTGCAGCGCCGCTTGGACAATACCTGGCGCAACGAACTGCCTTGGCGCGATAAAAGCGGCAATGTTTTGCCTAATTTCTTAGAAGATAGAGCGCGCAAGCTACCTGCCTATGCGGCGCTGATGGAAAAATACAAAAACGAGACAACCGTTTTTGAGCTGTTGAACCAGCCTAAAAAAATGAAAATATTTACCTGGGATGGTGAAGAGGAAGTGGAGATGTCGACTATGGATTCGTTAAAACATTATATCACGATGTTAAACACGGGAATGATGGCGATGGATCCATATGATGGTAAAATAAAGGTATGGGTCGGCGGAATTAATCACCAATACTACAAGTTTGATCATGTCAATCAAGCAAAACGGCAGGCGGGTTCTACTTTCAAGCCTTTTGTGTACCTCACCGCTTTAGAAAGTGGTATGGCACCTTGCGATACGTATGAAGACAAACCCGTGCGGCTGGATTTTGTAAATAAAAAAGGAGAAAAGGAAGTTTGGGAGCCTAAAAATGCCGATTGGAGTTTTTCGCATCGCAACATGTCACTTCGTTGGGCAATGGCGCGTTCGCTAAACACCATTACCGCGCAGATAACGCGGGATGTAGGTTGGGATAAAATTGTCGAAACGGCTCACCGCTGTGGCATCAATAGTCATTTGGAGTCTGTGCCTTCTGTAGGCTTAGGTTCTAATGACGTATCGGTGTTTGAAATGGTCAATGCTTATGCAACGTTTATGAACGAAGGTAAGCGACTTACGCCGGTGTTGGTTTCTAAGATATACAATAGTGATGGCAAGTTGCTTGCTTCTTTCGAGACGCAGCAAAAGCAGGTTGTTGATCCGCAAGACGCCTGGTTGATGACTTATATGTTGCGCGGTACGATCGAAGAACCAGGAGGCACCTCGCAAGCGTTATGGGAATGGGATTTGTTTCAGCAAAATAATCAAATCGGTGGAAAGACGGGTACTTCATCAGATTACGTAGACGGCTGGTATATGGGATTAACCAAAGATTTAGTTGCCGGTGTATGGGTTGGTTGTGATGAGCAAAGCGTGCATTTTAAAAATTCGCAAACGGGTGAGGGATCTAAAACAGCGTTACCGATTTACGCTCGTTTTATGGAAGAATTATATAAACATCCGGAACTGGGCGTTACGTTTGGTGAATATCCAAAAGCGAAGGTGGAGATTACTAAAAAGTACAATTGCCCAAGTCCGCGCATCGTTATACCGGCACCGGTGGATAGCACAGCAGTCTTTGATGAAGGGTTGGAACTGGAGCCGTTGACAGAAGGCGAAGTGACCGAGTTGCCCGGACTAAATGAAAACGAATCGTAG
- the dinB gene encoding DNA polymerase IV — protein sequence MDAFYASVEQRDFPALRGKALAVGGSPDGRGVVATASYEARKYGVRSAMSSRIAMQLCPQLIFTRPRFDVYKEVSTKIRAIFHRYTDLIEPLSLDEAYLDVTQDKLGIGSAIEIAKAIKLAIREELGLTASAGVSTNKFIAKIASDYQKPDGLTFIGPSKIISFLEQLPIEKFFGVGKVTAQKMKGYGIHTGLDLKQFSEHELIRKFGKSGKFFYHMVRGEDNRSVKPNRISKSVGIEDTFETDMRERKEMVTEFTELCDKLEKRLSGKSKEGRTVTIKIKFSDFSQITRSKTANFYISTADDILALVLELFSKVDTEEKRVRLLGVTLSNFYDADLERLNNPQLRLF from the coding sequence ATGGATGCGTTTTATGCGTCGGTCGAACAGCGGGATTTTCCGGCTTTGCGCGGAAAAGCTTTAGCTGTTGGCGGTTCACCAGATGGTCGGGGAGTGGTGGCTACAGCCAGCTACGAGGCGCGAAAATACGGCGTGCGCTCGGCTATGTCCTCGCGCATCGCCATGCAATTGTGTCCGCAGTTAATCTTTACCAGGCCGCGATTCGACGTTTACAAAGAAGTGTCGACAAAGATCAGGGCTATTTTCCATCGCTACACCGATTTGATCGAACCGCTATCTTTAGATGAGGCGTATTTAGACGTCACGCAAGATAAGTTAGGTATCGGATCGGCCATTGAGATAGCCAAAGCGATTAAGTTGGCGATACGCGAAGAATTAGGCTTGACGGCTTCTGCGGGCGTATCAACGAATAAGTTTATCGCCAAGATTGCCTCCGATTATCAGAAACCAGATGGATTGACGTTTATAGGCCCGTCCAAAATTATTTCTTTTCTCGAGCAGTTGCCTATTGAAAAATTTTTTGGCGTCGGAAAGGTGACTGCTCAAAAGATGAAGGGTTACGGTATTCATACGGGTCTTGATTTAAAGCAGTTTAGCGAGCATGAGCTCATCCGGAAGTTTGGTAAATCGGGCAAGTTTTTTTATCATATGGTGCGTGGCGAAGATAACCGATCGGTAAAGCCCAATCGTATTTCAAAATCGGTAGGTATTGAAGATACCTTTGAAACCGATATGCGCGAGCGCAAAGAGATGGTTACCGAATTTACCGAACTCTGTGACAAGCTGGAAAAGCGGCTCTCCGGCAAATCAAAAGAAGGGCGTACCGTGACGATTAAGATTAAATTTTCAGACTTCAGCCAAATTACCCGCAGCAAGACGGCCAATTTTTACATCAGTACGGCCGATGATATCTTGGCCTTGGTGTTGGAGCTCTTTAGCAAGGTCGATACCGAAGAAAAACGCGTGCGGCTGCTGGGCGTCACCTTGTCTAATTTTTACGATGCCGATCTTGAAAGGCTCAATAACCCGCAGCTCCGTTTGTTTTAA
- a CDS encoding porin encodes MTSTLHAQERDDRATILNFKGIQYMSKDSLFYTNFRFRMQNRAGFSNKLDREENGTFDARIRRLRMRIDGYIYTPKVSYSIQLAFTRSDQDFDDTGVANIVRDAVVFYNFTDDFYISFGQNKLPGNRQRVNSSGQLQFADRSLVNGHFTLDRDFGLSLNLSKKLGEMPINAKAAISTGEGRVASGTDDGLAYTGRVEFLPLGDFTNDGDYSEGDIEREKTPKLSIGGGYSYNDRTTREGGQLGRYVQNPFTLKTAFADAIFKFQGFAYQVEYMRRDVDNPLNIVDDRLNQLDGPEQEETYAYKGWGVNQQTSYLLNKGYEVAARYTYVNPHQQIRAFEEKTEVIELGLTKYVKAHRLKLQVNANYTFTNGDLKNNFQGSLWGGMLQVELGI; translated from the coding sequence TTGACCAGTACTTTACACGCACAAGAGCGTGATGACCGCGCTACCATATTAAATTTCAAAGGTATTCAGTATATGAGCAAAGATTCGCTGTTTTACACGAACTTTCGATTTCGTATGCAAAACCGAGCGGGCTTTAGTAATAAACTTGATCGGGAAGAAAACGGCACCTTTGATGCACGTATACGACGCCTACGGATGCGTATTGATGGCTACATCTATACCCCCAAAGTTTCTTATTCCATTCAATTGGCCTTTACGCGTTCCGATCAAGACTTCGATGATACGGGCGTAGCCAATATTGTTCGTGATGCCGTAGTTTTTTACAATTTCACGGACGATTTCTATATTTCCTTTGGCCAAAATAAGCTTCCGGGAAACAGGCAACGGGTCAATTCTTCCGGACAGTTGCAGTTTGCCGACCGATCGCTGGTTAACGGACATTTTACACTGGATCGTGACTTTGGCCTATCGTTAAATCTCAGTAAAAAGCTGGGTGAAATGCCGATCAATGCCAAAGCTGCCATTTCTACCGGCGAAGGCCGCGTAGCCAGCGGAACCGACGACGGACTGGCGTACACCGGGCGAGTTGAATTTTTGCCTTTGGGCGACTTTACCAATGATGGCGACTATTCGGAAGGTGATATTGAACGAGAAAAAACGCCCAAATTATCTATTGGCGGCGGCTACAGTTACAATGATCGCACTACCCGTGAGGGCGGACAGCTCGGTCGCTACGTTCAAAATCCATTTACGCTGAAAACAGCTTTTGCCGATGCTATTTTTAAATTTCAAGGCTTTGCTTATCAAGTAGAATATATGCGTCGCGATGTGGACAACCCGCTAAATATTGTTGATGACCGCTTAAACCAATTGGATGGCCCTGAACAAGAAGAAACCTACGCTTATAAAGGATGGGGTGTAAACCAACAGACTTCTTACTTACTGAATAAAGGTTATGAGGTTGCGGCGCGGTATACTTACGTCAATCCGCATCAGCAAATACGCGCATTTGAAGAGAAAACCGAAGTGATTGAACTTGGTTTAACCAAATATGTAAAAGCACATCGCTTGAAATTGCAAGTCAATGCTAACTACACGTTTACAAATGGCGATCTAAAGAACAACTTCCAGGGAAGTTTATGGGGTGGCATGCTGCAAGTAGAGCTGGGCATCTAA